The DNA region CCTACCTGCTGCGGCAGCGGCCCGACATCCCGTTGGTCGGCTCCAAACTCACCCTGGCGTTGTTGCAGGAGAAGATCCGCGAGCACCGGATCCGGGGCACCGTCACCCGGGTGGTCACCGACGGTGAGAAGGCGACCTTCGGCGCGTTCGCGTGCGAGTTCCTGGCGGTCAACCACTCGATCCCTGATGCGCTGGCGGTGGCAGTGCGTACGCCCGCCGGGCTGGTACTGCACACCGGCGACTTCAAGATGGACCAACTGCCGCTGGACGGGCGGATCACCGACCTGCGCGGCTTCGCCCGCCTCGGGGAGGAGGGGGTCGACCTGTTCATGGTCGACTCCACCAATGCCGAGGTGCCCGGCTTCACGACCCCGGAGCGGGACATCACGCCGGCGTTGGACCGGGTGTTCGCGACCAGCAAGCAGCGGCTGATCGTCGCGTGCTTCGCCTCCCATGTGCACCGGGTGCAACAGGTGCTCGACGCCGCGGTCGAGCACGGGCGCAAGGTCGTCTACGTCGGTCGCTCGATGGTGCGCAACATGGGGGTGGCCAGGGATCTCGGCTATCTGCGCGTGCCCGGCGACACCTTGATCGAGCTCCGCGACATCGACAACTATCGGCCAGACGAGGTGGTGATCATCTCCACCGGGTCGCAGGGTGAGCCGCTGTCGGCGTTGTCCCGGATGGCGAATCGGGAGCACCCGGTCATCCAGCTCACCGCCGGTGACACCGTGGTGCTGGCCTCCTCGCTCATTCCGGGCAACGAGAGCTCGGTCTACCGGGTGATCAACGGGCTCACCAAGCTCGGTGCCAAGGTTGTGCACAAGGGCAATGCGATGGTGCACGTCTCCGGTCACGCCAGTGCCGGGGAACTGCTGTACGCCTACAACATCGTCAAGCCGCGCAATGTCATGCCGGTGCACGGTGAGGCCCGGCACCTGCTCGCCAATGCGGACCTGGCGGTCGCCACCGGCGTACCCCGGAATCGGGCGATCATCGCCGACGACGGCTCGGTGATCGACCTGCAGCAAGGTCAGGCACGAATCGTCGGCAAGGTGGACTGCGGCTACATCTTCGTCGACGGGGCGAGTGTCGGCGATATCACCGAGACCGAGTTGACCGATCGCCGGATCCTCGGCGAGGAAGGCTTCATCTCGGTGATCGTGGTGGTGAACACCCATTCCGCCAAGATCATCAGCGGACCCGACATCCACGCCCGCGGGTTCGGTGAGGACGACTCGGTCTTCGACTCCGTACGCCCGCAGATCGTGCAAGCCCTCGAGGAGGCACTCGCCGACGGGGTCGACGACGCGCATCGGCTGCAGCAGGTCATCCGGCGCCGGATCGGTCGCTGGGTGAATGACAAGCACCGCCGCCGGCCGATGATCATCCCGGTGGTCATCCAGACCTGAGGTATCTGCTGGTCGCCGGCCGCCCTCCTCGACCTCATCCGCCGATCTGCGGCGGTTCGACGTCAGGGGGCAGTCGTGTTGGGTTCATCATCGGATTCGAGATCGCAGTCGGGGCGGCCGAGCTCGAGGCGGCCCAGGTCGGGATGGCGCGGCTCGGCTCGGTCGTTGGGCACCCTGGTCGCCATCGGCTTGGCGGCCGGTCTGCTGCAAGTCCCCGTGCCGGCCGAGGCGGCGGTCGAACCCTGCTACGAGGCGGGTGAGCTGGACATCAACGGCGACGGGTACGCCGATGCCGTGGTGGGTGATCCGGAGGCCACCGTGGCCGGTCAGGCGCAGGCCGGCCGGATCGTGGTGCTCTACGGCGACGCCGACGGGCGCCTCGGTGAGGGCGGCCGGGTGGTCGTGACCCAGGCCACCATCGGACAGGTCCCGGAGGCGGGGGACCGGTTCGGCGCGGCGGTCGCGACCGCGCACGTCGATACCGATGCCTGCCTGGATGTGGTCGTGGCTGCGCCGTACGAGGATCTCGGCGCGGCGACCGATGCCGGCGTCGGCCACGTGATCTACGGATCGCTGGCCGGGCTGAACGGGGGCACCAGCCCGACTCAGGTGACCCAGGCACAGGCGGGCGGGGTCGTCGAGGCCGGCGACCGGTTCGGCTTCTCGGTGGCGGCGGCGGACAACCTGGGCCACGACACGTCGGTGGTCGCGTTCGGTGCGCCGTACGAGGATCTGGGCGCGGCCGTCGATACCGGCGCGGTCAACGCCCTGCAGTTCTCCGACTCCATCCTCGTCCTCCCGCGAGAGATCACCCAGAGCACGCCGGGGGTGGTCGGCACCAGCGAATCCAGTGACCTGTTCGGGTTCTCGCTCGCGTACGGCTATGACCTGATCAACACCTACAGCTCCTGGGACCTGGTCGTCGGCGCTCCGGGGGAGGACATCGGCAAGCTCAACTCCGCGGGAGCGGTCACGGTGATCAACGGCGTCCATGACTACCCGCCGG from Microlunatus phosphovorus NM-1 includes:
- a CDS encoding ribonuclease J; translated protein: MSPGSHQSRPRGGVRIPPPLAGGALRVIPLGGLGDIGRNMAVLEYDGQLLIIDCGVLFPEDDHPGVDLILPSFDVIADRLDDVQALVLTHGHEDHIGAVPYLLRQRPDIPLVGSKLTLALLQEKIREHRIRGTVTRVVTDGEKATFGAFACEFLAVNHSIPDALAVAVRTPAGLVLHTGDFKMDQLPLDGRITDLRGFARLGEEGVDLFMVDSTNAEVPGFTTPERDITPALDRVFATSKQRLIVACFASHVHRVQQVLDAAVEHGRKVVYVGRSMVRNMGVARDLGYLRVPGDTLIELRDIDNYRPDEVVIISTGSQGEPLSALSRMANREHPVIQLTAGDTVVLASSLIPGNESSVYRVINGLTKLGAKVVHKGNAMVHVSGHASAGELLYAYNIVKPRNVMPVHGEARHLLANADLAVATGVPRNRAIIADDGSVIDLQQGQARIVGKVDCGYIFVDGASVGDITETELTDRRILGEEGFISVIVVVNTHSAKIISGPDIHARGFGEDDSVFDSVRPQIVQALEEALADGVDDAHRLQQVIRRRIGRWVNDKHRRRPMIIPVVIQT